Below is a window of Candidatus Krumholzibacteriia bacterium DNA.
CGACCCGGATCTGGGGCTCGCCGGCCTCGTAGCCCGTGTCGGGCTCGGGCTCCATGGGCAGGTGCAGGAAGGCCTCGTGCCCGGACCGTTGGACCTCGGTGAGGAGACGGGCCGAGTAGCGCAGCTCGGGCAGGACCGCGAAGGTGATCGGCGCCGGGAGTGCGAGCGCCCGCTGCGTCAGGCCGTTCACGTTGTGGCCGAGGTCGTCGATCACGATCGCCAGGCGCGCCGTGTCGAGCTCCTCGGGGGGCAGAGGGACCCGTCCCCGACGGGCCAGCACCCGGTGGGTGAGCGTCACCCGGGTCCCGAAGCGCAGCTCGAGTTGTGCTCCGTCGTCGTCGGCCGTGCGCCTCCCGTAATGGACGGTTCCGCCCGCCTCCTCGACGGCCGCCGTCAGGTCGAGGTTGAGGGCCGTGAGCGAGGCGTCGGGACGCAGGCTCAGGCGGACGACGGCGGGACCGCCCGCCGGCGCGGTTTCGACGATGATCGAGTCGGCCGGCACCTCGCGTCGGCCGACGGCATCGAGGATCACCCCCTGCAGATGCCCCCGCGCCCAGCCCTCCCCGGCGGCCAGACCGCGGTCGGCCATGACCATGCGCCCGGCGTCGGTGCGCAGCCACGTGACGGCTCCAGCGAGCGCCACGGCCACCACGAGGGCGACCACGAGGCCACGCACGATCGCGGTCTCGGACTTCCGTCGGGAACGGCGGCGCTTCTTCGGCATGGCATCCCGGGGTGGCACGCGGCTCGGTGGGCAGGGTCCGCGCGGCGGGGCCCTTGATACGCCAGGCGGACGGTGACGTCAACGGACCGAACTGCCGGGGACGGCGAAGCCCCCGCCGGAGCGGGGGCTCGCCTCGTTCGGAACCGACGACGACCCGAATCCTACTTCGCGGCCACCACCTTGGCGCTGCCCAGACCGAGGTCCTCCCAGGCGAACAGCCGGTAGACGCCGGTCTCGACCCCGTCGATCACCTGCGTGACTTCCTTCAGGTAGAAGTTCTGCTGCCCGCTGACGTTGGTGCGCTTGTCGGGGAACACCACCGACATCACGACCGAGTAGGTACCCCGGAGATCGGCTCCGACCACGTTCGGGTTGTCGAAGTTCGGAGTCCAGGTCTCGACCACGTCCAGCGTGGTGATCTCGATCGACTGCACCTGGAGGTCGGGATCGCTCGCCGTTCCGAACATCTGTTCGGCCGTGGCGATCTCCCGGGCACGGTCCCACGATCCGGGGATCTGCAGCTCGTTGATGTCCTGCTCGGAGAGCCAGAACACGAATTCCTCGTGGAGCAGGTCGTCGTAGAGTTCGAGATTCCGGTCTTCCCAGGCCTGCTCGAAGTTGCTGATGAAGATGGCGGGCGACGTGGCCAGGGGGAACTGCTCCTGCTCACCCCCGTTGTCGATCGGATCGGATTCGTCGGGACTGAAGATTCCGCACCCCGTGAACAGGGTCACGGAGAGGATCACCAGCAGAGCGCGCACGGCGTGGGGCGCAGCCGGTTCGATTCGGGTTCGCATGGTCTGTGCACCTCCAGAGCCGCCTTGTCGGGCGACAGTCTGTCTCGGATGTCTACGCATGGGGCGTACCAGCGTCCGGAACGAGGGCGGACGTGGCGGACGAGAGGTCGTGGGGCTTAGCAAATTCCGACGAGCGGACCCTCCCTGACGGACTAGCGGACCAGGCTGGCGCGGAGCTGGCCGAGGGGGTTGCTGGACTCCTGCTCTTCCCAGCGTGCCATGACCCAGATCGCCCGCTCCTGCCGAAGCGTGTACAGTGCCGTGCCAGTATACTCGATCTGGCTCCCGTCTGCTTCGACGACTGTGATCGAATAATCTCCCTCGAACAGAATCTCGGTACTCCCCTGCGGGGGGCGCACCTGATCGTACACCTGCGCGATGATGGTGTCCGTGGACGCCGTGAAAAGACCATCGACGAACTCGGTCTCCTCCTCGATCCCCCAACTCGAATTGGGATCAGGAAATACGCCGGGATTCTGCGCTGCAACCGAAGGCGCGGGTACGAAGACGAAGTCCTCGGAGAACTGCTCCAGATAGGTCTGGCTCTGGCGGCACTGGAACGAGCCGTCCAGGTTGGCGAAGACGTTCAGTTCGCTCTCCTGGGTGATCTTCTCGAAACAGACCGGCCCTCCGCCCTGCTCCGGCTCCCGCGGATCGAAGAAGCAACCGCCCAGTACCAGCAGGCCGACGGCGGCCAGGGAGACCCAACGGAGTTCGGCCGTCCGGAACATCAGAACTCCACGGTGAGGGTGGTGTTGGCGACCCAGTAGTCTCTCTGCTCGTCGCGGACACGCGGCCCGAACTGCAGGACCCGCTCGATGTCCAGGCGCAGTTGCGCCCTGTCCGAGAAGAAGGACCGGTTGCCCGTCAGACGCAAGTTGAGCCGGCCGCGCTCCTCGGTGCTCTCGCGTCCGCGGGTTTCCTGATCGAGGAAGCCGCGTTCGGTCCGGGCGCTGAAGGTCAGCGTGGACACCGGGATCGAGACGTCGAACACCACGCGCTGATCGTTGCGTGTCGACTCGGTCACGTAGAGTTCGCGGACCGGAGACGCGGGATCGCGCGCTCCCGTGCTCCGGAAGTCCGACAGCCACTCCACACCGACGGCGCCCCCACCCGAGAAGGTGTAGTCCGCACGCGAGGTCACCTGTCCCTGCTTGTTGAAGCTGTCGCGGTCGATGCCGTCGAGGAAGTCGCGGAAGACGATCTGCAGCCGGTAGGTCTGCGCAGCGCTGAATCCACCGGGCGGATCGAAGGTGTACGACCCGCGGACCTCGTACAGCACTTCTTCCTTGTTGTTGCCCACGCGATCGGCGGCGATGTTCAGCTCGAGCGTGCGACGCGCGGTCCCGCCGACACGCAACTGCGTGTGGGCGATCGCATCGGTGGCGATCTCGGCGCTGAAGTCGTCGATCAGGCGGTCGCGGTCGTTGTTGTTGCCGGTCTCCTCGAAGATGCTCTGCGTCAGCGACTGGCTCGCCCGGAGTTCGAGGTCGCTGCGGGCGAACATCGCCTGCCGTAACGTTGCGCCCACCTCGTAGTTCTTCGTCGACTCGCGGCCACGGAAGTCCGCACCCCCACGCACACGGCGGTCGTTGAAACGATTCGAGAAGTCGTAGCGCACCTCGACACTGCCGGCCTCCGCGTAGTGGAACGTGGCCCCGGCGTCGAACGACTCTCCACCCCGTTGCACGATCCCTTGTTGCGAGAAACGGTACTCGGTCTCGGAGAACTCGGTGCTCGCCGAGCCCGCCAGGGTGAGGCGCTCCACCGGTGCGGTGTCGACGCGCGTGGAGAGGTCGTAGGACGACCGCACCTCGCGCTCACGCCCCACCGGCCGGAGCGTGTTCAGGGTGTCGACCACGCCGTTGGCGTTGCGCGCGAAGTCCAGGCGCTCCTCGAAGAACGTCGTGCGTTGGGCCTCCACCGACAGGTTCGTACGCGGCAGGGCATCCAGGTCGAGACGCGCGCCCAGCGTGTCGAGTTCGGCCGTCGCGTCGTCGCTCGATTCGCGGACGAGCCGCGTCCCCGTGCTCCGCTTGTAGCCGTAACGGGCCCGCAGGTCGACCGCATCACCCTGCCGTCGCCAGACCGAGGTGAGACCCGCGCCGGCGAGGTTGCGATCGTTCGACACGTTCCGGTTGACCTGCTCGACGTCCTCGATGTCGCCGCGGACGGCCCAGTGGTGTGAGAAGCCGTCGGTCAGCGGGTGGTTGCCCTCGAGCACCATGCTCGCGTCGGCCGACCGGAAGTCGAGGACGATCGGATCGCCGGTACCGGGACGGTTCTCGTCGAAACTCGTCCGCCGGGACACGTTGAGCTTCAGCTGGGCCGCGTCGCCGAAGAAGCTGTCGTCGTAACTGCTGCGCAGCCCCGTCTCCTCCTGCTCACGATCGAACTGCCGGTAGGTCGTTCGGCGCACGGTGGCCTCGGTCGACCCTCCTGCGTCGACGAGATCGGCGAGGGGAGCGGTGATCCTCCCCGAGAGCAGGATGCGCGTGACGTTCGCGTTGAACTCGGCGGTGGTCGTGGGGCGCAGGGCGTTCCAGCGAGACGCCTGCGGCGCCGCCGGTGCGTCGGCGGATGCGGCCCCACCGAGACGTCCACCGATCGCGGTGCTGTCGGCCGCGGCACTGTCGGCCACGACCGTGCTCAGACTGTCCGTCGACACGGGAATCTGGGCCGAAGCCCCGAGCGCGCCCGAGAGCACGACCGCGACCACCACCAGGTGCAGTCCGGCCCTCACGCGAGGTCCTCCGCCCGGATCACGTCGCGCAGACGGACGAAGTCGTCGACGGAGAGCGTTTCGGGTCGGCGGCGCGACTCGATCCCCGTTCGGCCCAGCAACGCTCCGACCCGCGCGTCGTCGATGTCCAGACGTCGACGCAACAGACCGCCGATCTGCTTGCGACGCTGCCGGAAGAGGTCCTTGACCAGCGCGCGGCCGTCTTCGGCGAGGTCCACCGGCTCGTCACGTCGGACGAGACGCACGACCGCCGACTCGACCTCCGGCGGCGGATGGAAGCACCCCGGCTTGACCCGCACGACGCGTTCGACGTCGACCTC
It encodes the following:
- a CDS encoding divergent polysaccharide deacetylase family protein — encoded protein: MPKKRRRSRRKSETAIVRGLVVALVVAVALAGAVTWLRTDAGRMVMADRGLAAGEGWARGHLQGVILDAVGRREVPADSIIVETAPAGGPAVVRLSLRPDASLTALNLDLTAAVEEAGGTVHYGRRTADDDGAQLELRFGTRVTLTHRVLARRGRVPLPPEELDTARLAIVIDDLGHNVNGLTQRALALPAPITFAVLPELRYSARLLTEVQRSGHEAFLHLPMEPEPDTGYEAGEPQIRVGMDPGAIRRTVERCLGALPGVAGVNNHMGSRATASRPEMDAVMEVLAERGLVFLDSQTSARSVAHVAAADAGVPHLRNDIFLDAGGADVELVVERLRFLMRRARDRGWAVGIGHVNDATIDGLERILPRLADEGVALVPISALIHDLAF